A region from the Microcella frigidaquae genome encodes:
- a CDS encoding 1-phosphofructokinase family hexose kinase, which translates to MDATPGTPASTPAPILTLTVNPALDLSTSTERLEPEHKLRCGPSVVEAGGGGVNVSRVIARLGGISTALVTVGGATGGAYRDLLAAESAALAALPGDGALATELIPIAGATRQNITIDETATGSQFRFVLQGPTLSIDEGMLCLDTLGGALHPGTDYAVLSGSLPPGAPDDFYARAVRRVREHGTRVVVDASGAALAAAVEAAPHVIKPSGRELRELAAALGLAPRGIATEQVEVDQLVAIARQLIVSRGVEVVALTLGAQGAAVVTAEGVLRLAAPDVSVRSTVGAGDSFLGAMVLRLAQGHDLAAAARAGVAAGAATAAMPGTQLGERADVERLEAQLAGGPG; encoded by the coding sequence ATGGACGCGACCCCCGGCACTCCCGCATCCACACCCGCCCCGATCCTCACCCTCACGGTCAACCCGGCGCTCGACCTCAGCACCTCGACCGAGCGCCTCGAGCCGGAGCACAAGCTGCGCTGCGGCCCCAGCGTCGTGGAGGCCGGCGGCGGCGGGGTCAACGTCAGCCGCGTCATCGCCCGCCTCGGCGGAATCTCGACCGCGCTCGTCACCGTCGGCGGTGCGACGGGCGGCGCGTACCGCGACCTGCTCGCCGCAGAGTCCGCCGCGCTCGCCGCTCTGCCCGGTGACGGCGCTCTCGCCACCGAGCTCATCCCCATCGCCGGCGCCACCCGGCAGAACATCACCATCGACGAGACCGCCACCGGCTCGCAGTTCCGGTTCGTGCTGCAGGGCCCCACCCTGAGCATCGACGAAGGGATGCTCTGCCTCGACACCCTCGGGGGCGCCCTGCACCCCGGCACCGACTACGCCGTGCTCAGCGGCTCCCTGCCGCCCGGCGCCCCCGACGACTTCTACGCCCGTGCGGTGCGGCGCGTCCGCGAGCACGGCACCCGCGTCGTCGTCGACGCATCGGGTGCGGCGCTCGCCGCCGCCGTCGAGGCGGCGCCCCACGTCATCAAGCCCTCCGGGCGCGAGCTGCGCGAACTCGCCGCGGCCCTCGGGCTCGCCCCGCGCGGCATCGCGACCGAGCAGGTCGAGGTCGACCAGCTCGTCGCCATCGCGCGGCAGCTCATCGTGAGCCGGGGCGTCGAGGTCGTGGCACTCACCCTCGGCGCGCAGGGCGCTGCCGTCGTCACCGCCGAGGGAGTGCTGCGCCTGGCAGCCCCCGACGTGTCGGTGCGGTCGACCGTCGGCGCGGGCGACTCCTTCCTCGGGGCGATGGTGCTGCGCCTCGCGCAGGGTCACGACCTCGCCGCCGCCGCCCGGGCGGGGGTGGCGGCGGGTGCCGCGACCGCGGCCATGCCGGGCACCCAGCTGGGGGAGCGCGCCGACGTCGAGCGGCTCGAGGCGCAGCTGGCGGGCGGCCCGGGGTGA
- a CDS encoding SDR family NAD(P)-dependent oxidoreductase has translation MTRTAIVTGGLSGLGAATAERLRADGIRVHTLDLAAASEGDPHAADHHQLDISDDAAVAAVAERVGPVDILVTCAGIVGPNRPLLETTADEWRRTIDVNVMGTVASIRAFAPGMVAKGWGRIVTVASMAGKDGNPNLAAYSATKGAVIALTKSIGKELAQTGVLVNVIAPAVLATPLNAKTDPAVLQYITDLIPMKRVGRPEEFAELVAFLTSDRVSFSTGAVYDLSGGRATY, from the coding sequence ATGACCCGCACCGCGATCGTCACCGGAGGACTGAGCGGCCTCGGTGCCGCGACGGCCGAGCGGCTGCGCGCCGACGGCATCCGCGTCCACACGCTCGACCTCGCCGCCGCGAGCGAGGGCGATCCGCACGCCGCCGACCACCATCAGCTCGACATCAGCGACGACGCGGCGGTCGCTGCCGTTGCCGAGCGGGTCGGGCCCGTCGACATCCTCGTCACCTGCGCCGGCATCGTGGGGCCCAACAGGCCGCTGCTCGAGACCACGGCCGACGAGTGGCGCCGCACGATCGACGTGAACGTCATGGGAACGGTGGCGAGCATCCGCGCCTTCGCCCCGGGCATGGTCGCGAAGGGCTGGGGCCGGATCGTCACCGTCGCGTCGATGGCGGGCAAGGACGGCAACCCGAACCTCGCCGCCTACTCGGCCACCAAGGGCGCGGTCATCGCACTCACCAAGTCGATCGGCAAAGAGCTCGCTCAGACCGGTGTGCTCGTCAACGTCATCGCGCCGGCCGTGCTGGCGACTCCTCTCAACGCCAAGACCGATCCGGCCGTGCTGCAGTACATCACCGACCTGATCCCCATGAAGCGCGTCGGCCGGCCCGAGGAGTTCGCCGAGCTCGTCGCCTTCCTCACCTCCGACCGCGTCAGCTTCTCGACCGGCGCTGTCTACGACCTCAGCGGCGGCCGCGCCACCTACTAG
- a CDS encoding MFS transporter has translation MPDPLAPAFPPTEPIPVHRGSTSLRDSFASLQIRNYRRFQGSQLLAHTAGWMQRIATDWLVLELTGNIAAVGVTIFLQWGPMLLLGPYGGVIADRFSKRRLLIGVYTAFGLLSALLATLALTGVVELWHVYAISVVIGCVFVVESPARVVLVTEMVEPRLLQNAISLNASVFHFGGFIGPAVAGLIIAAAGSGWAIAVNAVAALVVVITLATLRSDELRIIPVQPRQSGQIRQALQYVRSKPTIFWPMILLMFVAVFGMSLPVILTGVADEVYDSGSTGYGLYTSLVAIGALTGALLSTRMRTLRLRTIIIAALVYGTLQALAGLAPVYGLFLPLLIGIGIARLIYAIMADSLVQLSCNPGIRGRVMSFYVIIMVGGQAIGGPLMGGLAEWLGPQTALIISGAVPAAAAIVIGVLIARSGALRLQVRLKRGESIVAIVGRSQITPPER, from the coding sequence GTGCCCGACCCTCTCGCTCCCGCCTTCCCGCCCACCGAGCCGATTCCGGTGCACCGCGGCAGCACGAGCCTGCGCGACTCGTTCGCCTCGCTGCAGATCCGCAACTACCGGCGCTTCCAGGGCTCGCAGCTGCTCGCCCACACCGCCGGGTGGATGCAGCGCATCGCCACCGACTGGCTCGTGCTCGAGCTGACCGGCAACATCGCCGCGGTCGGGGTGACGATCTTCCTGCAATGGGGCCCGATGCTGCTGCTGGGCCCGTACGGCGGCGTGATCGCCGACCGCTTCTCGAAACGCCGGCTGCTCATCGGCGTCTACACCGCGTTCGGACTGCTGAGCGCTCTGCTCGCGACGCTCGCCCTCACCGGCGTGGTCGAACTGTGGCACGTGTACGCGATCTCGGTCGTCATCGGCTGCGTGTTCGTGGTCGAGAGCCCGGCGCGCGTCGTGCTCGTGACCGAGATGGTCGAGCCGCGCCTGCTGCAGAACGCCATCAGCCTCAACGCCTCGGTCTTCCACTTCGGCGGATTCATCGGCCCCGCGGTCGCCGGCCTCATCATCGCGGCCGCCGGCTCGGGCTGGGCCATCGCCGTCAACGCCGTCGCGGCGCTCGTCGTCGTCATCACACTCGCCACCCTGCGCAGCGATGAGCTGCGCATCATCCCCGTGCAGCCGCGGCAGAGCGGGCAGATCCGGCAGGCACTGCAGTACGTGCGGTCGAAGCCGACCATCTTCTGGCCGATGATCCTGCTGATGTTCGTCGCCGTCTTCGGCATGTCGTTGCCGGTGATCCTCACCGGTGTCGCCGACGAGGTCTACGACTCCGGGTCGACCGGCTACGGGCTCTACACCTCGCTCGTCGCGATCGGCGCCCTCACCGGCGCGCTGCTCTCGACCCGGATGCGCACCCTCCGCCTGCGCACCATCATCATCGCCGCGCTCGTGTACGGAACCCTGCAGGCCCTCGCCGGTCTCGCTCCCGTGTACGGCCTGTTCTTGCCGCTGCTGATCGGCATCGGCATCGCGCGGCTCATCTACGCGATCATGGCCGACTCGCTCGTGCAGCTCAGCTGCAACCCGGGCATCCGGGGCCGCGTCATGTCGTTCTACGTGATCATCATGGTCGGCGGGCAGGCGATCGGCGGGCCGCTCATGGGCGGGCTCGCCGAGTGGCTCGGGCCGCAGACGGCGCTCATCATCTCGGGCGCCGTGCCCGCCGCGGCCGCGATCGTCATCGGAGTGCTCATCGCGCGCTCGGGCGCTCTGCGGCTGCAGGTGCGCCTGAAGCGGGGCGAGTCGATCGTCGCGATCGTCGGCCGCTCGCAGATCACGCCGCCGGAGCGGTAG
- a CDS encoding aldo/keto reductase, with product MTRVLDRSGVVLGIAALVLNEGATDDNAREVIAAAVDAGVLALDTARAYARLDDDGVGERLAAEGRALRPGLPIITKAGHYRAAANAWNSDGSAERLRADAARSVELLGRPLDLLLLHRADRVDDLEESVAALAALREEGLARAVGLSNASADLIDRALAVAPIDAVQNRLGLGVDSFAEYHRCREAGLDFFGYAPFGGPRAAPLATRVPHVAALATERGTSVHRLTLAAVLAVLPGYWPVIGSTRAESARDAIGAMTEAVDDELREALLGDLASRGVPV from the coding sequence GTGACCCGCGTGCTCGACCGCTCCGGCGTGGTGCTCGGCATCGCCGCCCTCGTCCTCAACGAGGGCGCGACTGACGACAACGCCCGTGAGGTCATCGCCGCGGCCGTCGACGCTGGCGTGCTCGCCCTCGACACCGCACGGGCGTACGCGCGGCTCGATGACGACGGCGTCGGCGAGCGTCTCGCCGCCGAGGGTCGCGCGCTCCGCCCGGGCCTGCCGATCATCACCAAGGCGGGCCACTACCGAGCCGCGGCCAACGCCTGGAACTCCGACGGGAGCGCCGAGCGCCTGAGGGCCGATGCCGCACGCAGCGTCGAGCTGCTCGGCCGCCCTCTCGACCTCCTGCTGCTGCACCGCGCCGACCGCGTCGACGACCTCGAGGAGTCGGTGGCGGCGCTCGCCGCCCTCCGCGAGGAGGGTCTCGCCCGCGCGGTCGGGCTCTCGAACGCCTCCGCCGACCTCATCGACCGCGCTCTCGCGGTCGCCCCGATCGACGCGGTGCAGAACCGCCTCGGGCTCGGGGTCGACAGCTTCGCCGAGTACCACCGCTGCCGCGAGGCGGGGCTCGACTTCTTCGGCTACGCACCCTTCGGCGGTCCCCGGGCCGCTCCGCTGGCGACGCGCGTGCCGCACGTTGCCGCCCTCGCCACGGAGCGCGGAACCTCGGTGCACCGTCTGACCCTTGCCGCGGTGCTCGCGGTGCTGCCCGGCTACTGGCCGGTGATCGGCTCGACCCGGGCCGAGTCCGCGCGCGACGCGATCGGTGCGATGACCGAGGCGGTCGATGACGAGCTCCGCGAGGCGCTGCTCGGCGACCTCGCCTCGCGCGGGGTGCCGGTCTAG
- a CDS encoding circularly permuted type 2 ATP-grasp protein produces the protein MADLFDGYAASAARSGSAVAFDEMFAPDSTVRLPYRQIHAALAQLSQEELRGRTEALASSYLAQGVTFDFAGEERPFPLDAVPRVIERTEWSHLEAGVAQRVRALEAFLADIYGPQRCIVDGVIPARLISSSVHFHRAAAGIESANGVRIQVSGIDLIRDEHGTWRVLEDNVRVPSGVSYVISNRRVMAQTLPELFVAMRVRPVGDYPTRLLDALRASAPAGVDDPTIVVLTPGVYNSAYFEHTLLARLMGVELVEGRDLFCAGGRVFMRTTAGPQRVDVIYRRVDDEFLDPLTFRADSMLGTPGLMLAARLGTVTIANAVGNGVADDKLVYTYLPDLVRYFLHEEPIIPNVDTWRLEEPDSLAEVLDRLDELVVKPVDGSGGKGLVVGPAASRAELDELRERLQRDPRGWIAQPVVQLSTIPTLVDEGMRPRHADLRPFAVNDGREVWVLPGGLTRVALPEGQLVVNSSQGGGSKDTWVVGQQPMVADSHDVAGLVAEQATVTQSIPIITDAAAHVPDHNPHDDPRRDQQQQQQQARAHHVHQPSNGARTSSRGVEPC, from the coding sequence ATGGCCGACCTCTTCGACGGGTACGCGGCGTCCGCCGCCCGTTCCGGGTCGGCCGTCGCCTTCGACGAGATGTTCGCGCCCGACTCGACCGTGCGGCTGCCCTACCGGCAGATCCACGCCGCCCTCGCGCAGTTGTCGCAGGAGGAGCTGCGCGGCCGCACCGAGGCCCTCGCCTCCAGCTACCTGGCGCAGGGCGTCACCTTCGACTTCGCCGGCGAGGAGCGTCCGTTCCCGCTGGATGCCGTGCCGCGCGTCATCGAGCGCACCGAGTGGAGCCACCTCGAGGCGGGGGTCGCCCAGCGCGTGCGCGCCCTCGAGGCCTTCCTCGCCGACATCTACGGGCCGCAGCGCTGCATCGTCGACGGGGTGATCCCCGCCCGGCTCATCTCCAGCTCGGTGCACTTCCACCGCGCGGCGGCGGGCATCGAGAGCGCCAACGGCGTTCGCATCCAGGTGTCGGGCATCGACCTGATCCGCGACGAGCACGGCACCTGGCGCGTGCTCGAGGACAACGTGCGGGTGCCGAGCGGCGTCAGCTACGTGATCTCGAACCGCCGGGTGATGGCGCAGACGCTGCCCGAGCTGTTCGTCGCGATGCGCGTGCGCCCGGTGGGCGACTATCCGACGCGGTTGCTCGACGCACTGCGGGCATCCGCCCCCGCCGGCGTCGACGACCCGACGATCGTCGTGCTCACGCCGGGCGTCTACAACTCGGCCTACTTCGAGCACACCCTGCTCGCGCGGCTCATGGGTGTCGAGCTGGTCGAGGGCCGCGATCTGTTCTGCGCGGGCGGGCGCGTGTTCATGCGCACGACGGCGGGCCCCCAGCGCGTCGACGTGATCTACCGACGCGTCGATGACGAGTTCCTCGACCCGCTGACCTTCCGCGCCGACTCGATGCTCGGCACGCCGGGGCTCATGCTCGCGGCCCGCCTCGGCACGGTGACGATTGCCAACGCCGTCGGCAACGGCGTGGCCGACGACAAGCTCGTCTACACCTACCTGCCCGACCTCGTGCGGTACTTCCTGCACGAAGAGCCGATCATCCCCAACGTCGACACCTGGCGTCTGGAGGAGCCCGACTCGCTCGCCGAGGTGCTCGACCGCCTCGATGAGCTCGTTGTGAAGCCCGTCGACGGCTCGGGGGGCAAGGGGCTCGTCGTGGGACCGGCGGCGAGCCGCGCCGAGCTCGACGAGCTGCGCGAGCGCCTGCAGCGCGACCCGCGCGGATGGATCGCGCAGCCGGTCGTGCAGCTCTCGACCATCCCGACCCTCGTCGACGAGGGCATGCGACCCCGGCACGCCGATCTGCGACCCTTCGCCGTCAACGACGGCCGGGAGGTGTGGGTGCTGCCCGGCGGGCTCACCCGTGTCGCCCTGCCCGAGGGGCAGCTCGTCGTCAACTCCAGCCAGGGCGGCGGCTCGAAAGACACCTGGGTGGTCGGCCAGCAGCCGATGGTCGCCGACAGCCACGACGTCGCCGGCCTCGTCGCCGAGCAGGCGACCGTCACGCAGTCGATCCCGATCATCACGGATGCGGCGGCGCACGTTCCCGACCACAATCCGCACGACGACCCGCGGCGCGACCAGCAGCAGCAACAGCAGCAGGCGCGCGCGCATCACGTCCACCAGCCGAGCAACGGCGCTCGCACGAGCTCGAGGGGGGTCGAGCCATGTTGA
- a CDS encoding fumarylacetoacetate hydrolase family protein, which yields MKLMRLGPAGHEKPVVRVDETHYVDVSDVTPDFDERFFGAASTGGGMLGLEQVVAERVAAGAVHPFVAPDGTRERIGAPIARPHQILCIGLNYSDHAAESGMPVPEEPILFTKSPNTLVGPDDDVRMPRGATKLDWEVELGIVIGARTSYLDSPEQAKDHIAGYLVVNDVSERAFQIERGGQWAKGKSAETFNPAGPWLATPDELDDVMDLGMWLDVNGQRRQTGSTATMIFDPFVIVHYLSQFLVLEPGDLINTGTPPGVGLGMTPPTYLQVGDVMELGIEGLGAQRQTVIAPR from the coding sequence ATGAAGCTCATGCGCCTCGGCCCGGCGGGCCACGAGAAGCCTGTCGTGCGCGTCGACGAGACCCACTACGTCGACGTCTCCGATGTCACGCCCGACTTCGACGAGCGCTTCTTCGGCGCCGCGAGCACCGGGGGCGGGATGCTCGGTCTCGAGCAGGTCGTGGCGGAGCGCGTCGCGGCCGGCGCCGTCCATCCGTTCGTCGCGCCGGACGGAACGCGCGAGCGCATCGGCGCCCCGATCGCGCGCCCGCATCAGATCCTCTGCATCGGGCTGAACTACTCGGACCACGCGGCGGAGTCGGGCATGCCGGTGCCCGAGGAGCCGATTCTCTTCACCAAGAGCCCGAACACCCTCGTGGGGCCGGACGACGACGTCCGTATGCCGCGTGGGGCGACCAAGCTCGACTGGGAGGTCGAGCTCGGCATCGTCATCGGGGCGCGCACGAGCTACCTCGACAGCCCCGAGCAGGCGAAGGACCACATCGCTGGCTATCTCGTCGTCAACGACGTGAGCGAGCGGGCCTTCCAGATCGAGCGTGGAGGACAGTGGGCGAAGGGCAAGTCGGCCGAGACGTTCAACCCGGCCGGGCCGTGGCTCGCGACTCCCGACGAGCTCGACGACGTGATGGACCTCGGCATGTGGCTCGACGTCAACGGGCAGCGCCGTCAGACCGGCTCGACCGCGACGATGATCTTCGACCCGTTCGTGATCGTGCACTACCTGAGCCAGTTCCTCGTGCTCGAACCGGGTGACCTCATCAACACCGGCACCCCGCCCGGCGTGGGCCTGGGCATGACGCCGCCGACCTATCTGCAGGTGGGCGACGTGATGGAGCTCGGCATCGAGGGTCTCGGCGCGCAGCGGCAGACGGTCATCGCCCCGCGCTGA
- a CDS encoding LLM class F420-dependent oxidoreductase, with the protein MEYCVFTEPQQGASYDTIVAHAQRAEALGFHGWFRSDHYLVMGDDDGLPGPTDAWTTLAGLARETSTIRLGTLVSSATHRHPGILAVQVAQVDQMSHGRIEFGLGTGWYEREHEAFGIPFPDKRFGMLEEQLAIVTGYWATPDGATFSFEGDHYTLVDVPALPKIVQERMPVIVGGGGPRKTPRLAALYATEFNIGFRTLEGFAEVYDNVRAVCAEEGRDPATLKLSAAWRTVVATDQAELDRRLNANGASDNDNERRLVGTPEVVAEKLRALRDLGVDRVYLQVTDLSDLDHLDLIAAEVLPRLA; encoded by the coding sequence ATGGAGTACTGCGTCTTCACCGAGCCCCAGCAGGGCGCCAGCTACGACACGATCGTCGCGCACGCGCAGCGGGCTGAAGCGCTCGGCTTCCACGGCTGGTTTCGCAGCGACCACTACCTCGTGATGGGTGACGACGACGGCCTGCCCGGACCGACCGACGCCTGGACCACTCTGGCCGGGCTCGCTCGCGAGACGTCGACGATCCGCCTCGGCACGCTCGTCAGCTCGGCGACGCACCGGCACCCCGGCATCCTCGCCGTGCAGGTCGCGCAGGTCGACCAGATGTCGCACGGGCGCATCGAGTTCGGCCTCGGAACCGGCTGGTACGAGCGCGAGCACGAGGCCTTCGGTATCCCCTTCCCCGACAAGAGGTTCGGGATGCTCGAGGAGCAGCTCGCCATCGTGACCGGCTACTGGGCCACCCCCGACGGCGCCACCTTCTCGTTCGAGGGCGACCACTACACGCTCGTCGATGTGCCCGCCCTGCCGAAGATCGTGCAGGAGCGCATGCCCGTCATCGTCGGCGGCGGCGGGCCGCGCAAGACCCCGCGCCTCGCCGCGCTCTACGCCACCGAGTTCAACATCGGCTTCCGCACCCTTGAGGGCTTCGCCGAGGTCTACGACAACGTGCGCGCCGTGTGCGCGGAGGAGGGTCGCGACCCGGCCACGCTGAAACTCTCCGCCGCCTGGCGCACCGTCGTCGCCACTGACCAGGCGGAACTCGACCGCCGGCTGAACGCGAACGGCGCAAGCGACAACGACAACGAGCGACGCCTCGTCGGAACGCCCGAGGTCGTGGCGGAGAAGCTGCGGGCGCTGCGCGACCTCGGAGTCGACCGCGTGTATCTGCAGGTGACCGACCTCTCCGATCTCGACCATCTCGACCTCATCGCCGCTGAAGTCCTGCCGCGCCTGGCCTGA
- a CDS encoding alpha-E domain-containing protein, whose protein sequence is MLSRIAESLFWIGRYVERADGTARILDVHLQLLLEDPWIDEDTACRSLLSVMGSEVDPAQALTRSDVLGLLAVDRAHPASIAYSLGAARENARRAREVVSTELWEVLNTTRARMPRKVAPEKVHEFFGWVRERSALAVGIVESATSRDEAYAFFTLGRSLERADMTARLLATRSLTEASGPSWTTILRSVGAYEAYLRTYRGVPSAKNAAEFLLLDRLFPRSILFAVTRAEQCLRDIEPRSDRAGIGDQALRQLGQIRSELEYRPIGDILDDLQRHMDAVQTATSATSEAVRQRYFPTNAAPSWVAEKS, encoded by the coding sequence ATGTTGAGCCGCATCGCGGAGAGCCTGTTCTGGATCGGCCGCTACGTCGAGCGCGCCGATGGCACGGCCCGCATCCTCGACGTGCACCTGCAGCTGCTGCTGGAGGATCCGTGGATCGACGAAGACACCGCGTGCCGTTCGCTGCTGAGCGTGATGGGCAGCGAGGTCGACCCCGCCCAGGCCCTGACCCGGTCTGATGTGCTGGGGCTGCTCGCGGTCGATCGCGCGCATCCCGCCTCGATCGCCTACTCGTTGGGCGCGGCTCGCGAGAACGCGCGGCGGGCGCGCGAGGTGGTCAGCACCGAGCTGTGGGAGGTGCTCAACACGACGCGGGCGCGCATGCCCCGCAAGGTCGCGCCCGAGAAGGTGCACGAGTTCTTCGGCTGGGTGCGCGAGCGCTCGGCGCTGGCGGTCGGCATCGTCGAGTCGGCGACCAGCCGCGACGAGGCCTACGCCTTCTTCACCCTCGGCCGCTCGCTCGAGCGCGCCGACATGACCGCGCGCCTGCTGGCGACCCGCTCGCTGACGGAGGCGAGCGGCCCGTCGTGGACGACGATCCTGCGCAGCGTCGGCGCCTACGAGGCGTACCTGCGCACCTACCGCGGCGTGCCGAGCGCGAAGAACGCGGCCGAGTTCCTCCTCCTCGACCGGCTCTTCCCGCGCTCGATCCTGTTCGCCGTCACGCGTGCCGAGCAGTGCCTGCGCGACATCGAGCCGCGGAGCGACCGCGCGGGCATCGGCGACCAGGCGCTGCGGCAGCTGGGGCAGATCCGCAGCGAGCTCGAGTACCGCCCGATCGGCGACATCCTCGACGACCTGCAGCGGCACATGGACGCCGTGCAGACGGCGACGAGCGCCACGAGCGAGGCGGTGCGGCAGCGCTACTTCCCGACCAACGCGGCCCCGAGCTGGGTGGCGGAGAAGTCGTGA
- a CDS encoding transglutaminase domain-containing protein has product MNRLRIRHATGFHYAGEVTASYNEARMLPASGDGQLVLFSHLEITPASSQHPYVDYFGTRVIAFEQLAHHRELSLTADSLVELRPRPSGIEAAGWDALPALVERTVALVEATVQTGLTAPPAEVAERARALAGAAADPASAARAICDWLHAEVEYMPGVTGVHTTAAEAWAHRRGVCQDITHLALGALRTVGIPARYVSGYLHPVADAEVGQTVAGESHAWVEWFDGDWRGFDPTNAIAIGDRHVIVGRGRDYRDVPPLRGVYAGPASSSLFVTVEITREA; this is encoded by the coding sequence GTGAACCGCCTCCGCATCCGTCACGCGACGGGCTTCCACTACGCCGGCGAGGTGACCGCCTCGTACAACGAGGCCCGCATGCTGCCGGCGAGCGGTGACGGGCAGCTCGTGCTGTTCTCGCACCTCGAGATCACCCCCGCCTCCTCGCAGCACCCCTACGTCGACTACTTCGGCACCCGCGTGATCGCCTTCGAGCAGCTGGCGCACCACCGCGAGCTGTCGCTCACCGCCGACAGCCTCGTCGAGCTGCGGCCGCGCCCCTCGGGCATCGAGGCGGCGGGCTGGGATGCTCTGCCCGCGCTCGTGGAGCGCACCGTCGCCCTCGTGGAGGCCACGGTGCAGACCGGCCTCACGGCCCCGCCCGCCGAGGTCGCCGAGCGCGCCCGCGCGCTCGCGGGCGCCGCGGCCGATCCCGCGTCGGCGGCCCGCGCGATCTGCGACTGGCTGCACGCCGAGGTGGAGTACATGCCGGGCGTGACGGGCGTGCACACCACGGCGGCGGAGGCCTGGGCGCACAGGCGCGGCGTCTGCCAGGACATCACGCACCTCGCGCTCGGGGCCCTGCGCACCGTGGGCATCCCGGCCCGCTACGTCAGCGGGTACCTGCATCCCGTGGCCGACGCCGAGGTGGGGCAGACCGTCGCCGGCGAGTCGCACGCCTGGGTCGAGTGGTTCGACGGTGACTGGCGGGGCTTCGACCCCACCAACGCGATCGCGATCGGCGACCGCCACGTGATCGTCGGCCGCGGCCGCGACTACCGCGACGTGCCGCCGTTGCGCGGGGTCTATGCCGGGCCGGCGAGCTCGAGCCTGTTCGTGACCGTCGAGATCACGCGCGAGGCGTAG